The proteins below come from a single Nocardioides eburneiflavus genomic window:
- a CDS encoding DEAD/DEAH box helicase, giving the protein MTGRPDAPLPPAWPDRAAWGTAPSLRAWQQAAVDKYRAAQPQDFLAVATPGAGKTTFALTVAADLLSRRVVDRITVVAPTEHLKTQWAEAAARAGIPIDPTYSAGKGRTSDDYVGIAVTYAGVGVNPLAMRIRTERFKTLVILDEIHHAGDALSWGEGVREAFDPATRRLALTGTPFRSDINPIPFVRYAPGDDGIPVSAADYTYGYAHALADHVVRPVLFMAYSGEMQWRTRAGDEVVARLGEPLTKDMHAQALRTALDPRGSWIPAVLEAADTRLSEVRRHVPDAGGLVIAGDQETARAYAALLKKITGGSPTVVLSDEKGSSKKIEKFTASEDRWMVAVRMVSEGVDVPRLAVGVWATTVSTPLFFAQAVGRFVRARSRGETASVFLPSVPHLLEFASDMEAQRDHVLGRRVQDEDDIFAAEEGLLAEAQQGESASDELEMSWEALGSTASFDHVLYEGAQFGHSGEVVSGSEEEMDFLGIPGLLEPDQVRELLHSRQSERARKQKADGVGDRVVDSVQELSTHQQLGVLRRELNGLVAAWHHRTGQAHGITHNALRKECGGPPAAVANAEQLHERINRIREWAVRQTS; this is encoded by the coding sequence GTGACGGGGCGGCCTGACGCGCCGCTGCCTCCCGCGTGGCCCGACCGGGCCGCGTGGGGCACCGCGCCGTCCCTTCGTGCCTGGCAGCAGGCGGCGGTCGACAAGTACCGCGCCGCCCAGCCGCAGGACTTCCTCGCCGTCGCGACGCCCGGGGCCGGCAAGACGACCTTCGCCCTGACGGTCGCGGCCGACCTGCTGAGCCGCCGCGTGGTCGACCGGATCACGGTCGTCGCCCCCACCGAGCACCTCAAGACGCAGTGGGCCGAGGCGGCCGCGCGAGCCGGCATCCCGATCGACCCGACCTACTCCGCCGGCAAGGGCAGGACGTCCGACGACTACGTCGGCATCGCGGTCACCTATGCCGGCGTCGGGGTCAACCCGCTCGCGATGCGGATCCGCACCGAGCGCTTCAAGACGCTGGTGATCCTCGACGAGATCCACCACGCCGGCGACGCGCTGTCGTGGGGCGAGGGCGTGCGCGAGGCGTTCGACCCGGCCACGCGCCGGCTCGCGCTGACCGGCACACCGTTCCGCTCCGACATCAACCCGATCCCGTTCGTGCGCTATGCCCCCGGTGACGACGGCATCCCCGTCTCGGCCGCCGACTACACCTACGGCTACGCCCACGCCCTCGCCGACCACGTCGTGCGCCCGGTGCTGTTCATGGCCTACTCAGGCGAGATGCAGTGGCGCACCCGGGCCGGTGACGAGGTCGTCGCCCGGCTCGGTGAGCCGCTCACCAAGGACATGCACGCCCAAGCGCTGCGTACGGCCCTCGACCCGCGCGGGTCGTGGATCCCGGCGGTGCTGGAGGCAGCGGACACGCGGCTGTCAGAGGTACGCCGCCACGTGCCCGACGCCGGCGGGCTGGTGATCGCAGGCGACCAGGAGACGGCCCGCGCCTACGCCGCGCTGCTGAAGAAGATCACCGGCGGGTCGCCGACCGTGGTGCTGTCCGACGAGAAGGGCTCCTCGAAGAAGATCGAGAAGTTCACCGCGTCCGAGGACCGCTGGATGGTGGCCGTCCGGATGGTCTCCGAGGGCGTCGACGTGCCGCGCCTGGCCGTCGGCGTGTGGGCGACGACCGTCTCGACCCCGCTGTTCTTCGCGCAGGCCGTCGGCCGCTTCGTCCGCGCGCGGTCGCGCGGCGAGACCGCGTCGGTGTTCCTGCCGTCGGTGCCGCACCTGCTGGAGTTCGCCTCCGACATGGAGGCGCAGCGCGACCACGTCCTGGGACGCCGCGTCCAGGACGAGGACGACATCTTCGCTGCCGAGGAGGGACTGCTCGCCGAGGCGCAGCAGGGCGAGTCGGCCTCCGACGAGCTCGAGATGTCGTGGGAGGCGCTGGGCTCGACGGCGTCCTTCGACCACGTGCTCTACGAGGGGGCGCAGTTCGGCCACTCCGGCGAGGTGGTGTCCGGCTCCGAGGAGGAGATGGACTTCCTCGGCATCCCCGGGCTGCTCGAGCCCGACCAGGTCCGCGAGCTGCTGCACTCGCGGCAGAGCGAGCGCGCCCGCAAGCAGAAGGCCGACGGCGTGGGAGACCGCGTCGTCGACTCCGTGCAGGAGCTGAGCACCCACCAGCAGCTCGGAGTGCTGCGGCGCGAGCTCAACGGCCTCGTCGCCGCGTGGCACCACCGCACCGGCCAGGCGCACGGCATCACCCACAACGCCCTGCGCAAGGAGTGCGGCGGCCCGCCGGCCGCGGTGGCCAACGCCGAGCAGCTCCACGAGCGGATCAACCGGATCCGCGAATGGGCAGTGCGCCAGACCTCCTGA
- a CDS encoding IclR family transcriptional regulator codes for MPSEISQTLDRGLRVLRVLAESAEGLTVTELSHRLDVNRTVVHRLVSTLEQHGLVRRDARARLFVGLGVLHLASGVQPLLRDLAMPVLRRLAESLGSTAHLTVADGDEALALAVVEPTWTDFHVSYRVGARHPLTQGAAGKAIGLLDAGEGAYAVTSGELQSGARGLAAPVRGVEGLRASVGIVTLDGAIDEDVVAPQVIAAAREVGERLGQVARGT; via the coding sequence GTGCCCTCCGAGATCTCGCAGACCCTGGACCGCGGCCTACGCGTCCTGCGGGTGCTGGCCGAGAGCGCCGAGGGCCTGACCGTCACCGAGCTCTCGCACCGGTTGGACGTCAACCGCACGGTGGTCCACCGGCTCGTCAGCACGCTGGAGCAGCACGGGCTGGTCCGCCGGGACGCCCGCGCGCGGCTCTTCGTCGGCCTCGGCGTGCTCCACCTCGCGAGCGGCGTGCAGCCGCTGCTGCGCGACCTCGCCATGCCCGTGCTGCGCCGGCTCGCGGAGTCGCTCGGGTCGACGGCGCACCTCACGGTCGCCGACGGTGACGAGGCGCTGGCGCTCGCCGTGGTCGAGCCCACGTGGACCGACTTCCACGTCTCCTACCGTGTCGGCGCGCGCCACCCGCTCACCCAGGGTGCGGCCGGCAAGGCCATCGGCCTGCTCGACGCCGGGGAGGGCGCGTACGCCGTCACCAGCGGCGAGCTGCAGTCCGGCGCCCGCGGGCTCGCGGCCCCCGTACGCGGAGTGGAGGGCCTGCGTGCGAGCGTGGGGATCGTGACCCTCGACGGCGCGATCGACGAGGACGTCGTGGCGCCGCAGGTGATCGCCGCGGCGCGCGAGGTGGGGGAGCGGCTGGGCCAGGTGGCACGTGGGACCTA
- a CDS encoding DUF3039 domain-containing protein, which translates to MSTIGFSPGSQTIEERQTVPTDEGDHERFSHYVPKDKLTEAMVMGTPVIALCGKVWVPSRAPEKFPVCPECKEIWDSMKPGDKPGGGSGSDGSGPDA; encoded by the coding sequence ATGAGCACCATCGGATTCTCGCCGGGCAGCCAGACGATCGAAGAGCGTCAGACCGTCCCGACCGACGAGGGTGACCACGAGCGGTTCTCCCACTACGTCCCCAAGGACAAGCTGACCGAGGCGATGGTCATGGGCACCCCCGTGATCGCGCTGTGCGGCAAGGTGTGGGTGCCCTCGCGTGCTCCGGAGAAGTTCCCCGTGTGCCCGGAGTGCAAGGAGATCTGGGACTCGATGAAGCCGGGTGACAAGCCCGGCGGCGGGTCCGGCTCGGACGGCTCGGGTCCCGACGCGTGA